A genome region from Geminicoccus roseus DSM 18922 includes the following:
- a CDS encoding AAA family ATPase has protein sequence MSVVNEPGEEVAVQAVEAAVESLARVKEAVATVVYGQERVVEETLVTLLAGGHGLLVGVPGLAKTRLVETLGVVLGLSQKRVQFTPDLMPSDVLGSEVLDEAVDGRRSFRFIRGPVFAQLLMADEINRASPRTQAALLQAMQERRVTVAGDDHDLPRPFHVLATQNPVEQEGTYPLPEAQLDRFLLQIDVEYPSEAAERRMVLVTTGGTEAVAPAVADTRALDQWQRLVRRLPIGDQVVDAILRLVRAARPGSGVLPDLDRLLAWGAGPRASQALALAVRARALLDGRMAPSVEDVRALARPVMRHRIAPSFAARAEGVDADELISRLVAHAL, from the coding sequence ATGAGCGTGGTGAACGAACCCGGCGAGGAGGTGGCGGTCCAGGCGGTCGAGGCCGCGGTGGAGAGCCTGGCCCGGGTCAAGGAAGCGGTGGCCACGGTCGTGTACGGCCAGGAGCGGGTGGTCGAGGAGACCCTGGTGACGCTGCTGGCGGGCGGCCATGGCCTGCTGGTGGGCGTGCCGGGCCTCGCCAAGACCCGGCTGGTGGAGACCCTGGGCGTGGTGCTGGGCCTGAGCCAGAAGCGCGTCCAGTTCACCCCCGACCTGATGCCGTCGGACGTGCTGGGCTCCGAGGTGCTGGACGAGGCGGTCGACGGGCGGCGCTCGTTCCGCTTCATCCGCGGCCCGGTGTTCGCCCAGCTGCTGATGGCCGACGAGATCAACCGCGCCAGCCCGCGCACCCAGGCCGCCCTGCTCCAGGCGATGCAGGAGCGCCGGGTGACGGTTGCCGGCGACGACCACGACCTGCCGCGCCCGTTCCACGTGCTGGCGACCCAGAACCCGGTGGAGCAGGAAGGCACCTACCCCCTGCCCGAGGCCCAGCTCGACCGCTTCCTCCTGCAGATCGACGTGGAGTACCCGAGCGAGGCCGCCGAGCGGCGCATGGTGCTGGTGACCACCGGCGGCACCGAGGCGGTCGCCCCGGCGGTGGCCGACACCCGCGCGCTGGACCAGTGGCAGCGCCTGGTGCGCCGCCTGCCGATCGGCGACCAGGTGGTCGACGCGATCCTGCGGCTGGTGCGCGCCGCCAGGCCCGGCAGCGGGGTGCTGCCCGACCTCGACCGGCTGCTGGCCTGGGGTGCCGGCCCGCGCGCCAGCCAGGCGCTGGCGCTGGCGGTGCGCGCCCGCGCCCTGCTGGACGGGCGGATGGCGCCCTCGGTGGAGGACGTGCGGGCGCTGGCCCGCCCGGTGATGCGCCACCGCATCGCGCCCAGCTTCGCCGCCCGCGCCGAGGGGGTGGATGCTGACGAGCTGATCTCCCGTCTGGTCGCCCATGCGCTCTGA
- a CDS encoding ABC transporter ATP-binding protein, with protein MVRVAGVTKRYAGAVACQDVSFQLERGRFLTVLGPSGSGKTTILRAIAGFLVPDEGRIEVHGVPVENLPPYRRKVGMVFQKLALFPHLSAAENVAYPLRMRHFPKDQIPERVERYLELVKLGGLGQRRIHQLSGGQQQRVAIARALVFEPDLLLLDEPLAALDRKLREEMQLEFRRIQQELGVTTINVTHDQREALVMSDRVIVMEGGRVRQDAPPDVTYGRPADRFVASFLGLTNFLRGELVGRGPDGHASVRVGGQDLQARAPAIDLVPGAPVDLAVRAERVRVCQEGGHVAILEEAIFEGDRRVLGVRLPELGDARMQLFDFSQLDRGSFMAGRSIRITWSPEDMLLFPADQRGGNA; from the coding sequence ATGGTCCGGGTCGCGGGGGTGACCAAGCGCTATGCGGGGGCGGTGGCGTGCCAGGACGTGTCGTTCCAGCTGGAGCGGGGCCGGTTCCTGACCGTGCTGGGCCCGTCCGGCTCGGGCAAGACCACGATCCTGCGGGCGATCGCCGGCTTCCTGGTGCCGGACGAGGGCCGCATCGAGGTGCATGGCGTGCCGGTGGAGAACCTGCCGCCCTACCGGCGCAAGGTCGGCATGGTGTTCCAGAAGCTGGCGCTGTTCCCGCACCTCTCCGCCGCGGAGAACGTGGCCTATCCCTTGCGCATGCGGCATTTCCCGAAAGACCAGATCCCGGAGCGGGTCGAGCGCTACCTGGAGCTGGTGAAGCTCGGCGGGCTCGGGCAGCGGCGGATCCACCAGCTGTCCGGCGGCCAGCAGCAACGGGTCGCGATCGCACGGGCGCTGGTGTTCGAGCCGGACCTGCTGCTCCTGGACGAGCCGCTGGCCGCCCTGGACCGCAAGCTGCGCGAGGAGATGCAGCTGGAGTTCCGGCGGATCCAGCAGGAGCTGGGCGTCACCACCATCAACGTGACCCATGACCAGCGCGAGGCCCTGGTCATGTCGGACCGGGTGATCGTGATGGAGGGCGGCCGGGTCCGCCAGGACGCGCCCCCCGACGTGACCTACGGCCGCCCGGCCGATCGGTTCGTGGCGAGCTTTCTGGGCCTGACCAACTTTCTGCGCGGCGAGCTGGTCGGCCGCGGGCCCGACGGCCACGCCAGCGTGCGGGTCGGCGGCCAGGACCTGCAGGCCCGCGCCCCGGCGATCGATCTCGTGCCGGGCGCGCCGGTCGACCTGGCGGTGCGGGCCGAGCGGGTGCGGGTCTGCCAGGAGGGCGGCCATGTCGCGATCCTGGAGGAGGCGATCTTCGAGGGTGACCGCCGGGTCCTGGGGGTGCGCCTGCCGGAGCTTGGCGACGCGCGCATGCAGCTCTTCGACTTTTCGCAGCTCGACCGGGGATCCTTCATGGCCGGTCGCAGCATCAGGATCACCTGGAGCCCGGAGGACATGCTGCTGTTCCCGGCCGATCAACGAGGGGGAAACGCATGA
- a CDS encoding ring-cleaving dioxygenase — MQLTGIHHLTAVTADARGNHAFYTGTLGLRLVKKTVNQDDVRAYHLFYADGIAAPGTDLTFFDWPVSPHAPGTRSLVRTGLRVAGEAALAWWRDWLAERGVPQGEIALRDGRATLDLLDPEGQRLSLVDDGGAGPAHPWQASPVPAGHQIRGLGPVAMSVPDLRPTDLLLTQVLNMREERSYQGPGSGPEGGQAPTHVYAMGEGGPAAELHVRVEPGLPPAQSGAGSVHHLAFRIPDRDYDAWVERLQRLRIPSSGPVDRYYFRSLYLREPNGVLFEIATDGPGFAADEPLDRLGETLALPPFLEPRRAEIEAGLKPL, encoded by the coding sequence ATGCAGCTGACCGGGATCCACCACCTGACCGCGGTGACCGCGGATGCCAGGGGCAACCACGCCTTCTACACCGGCACGCTCGGCCTGCGGCTGGTGAAGAAGACGGTCAACCAGGACGACGTGCGCGCCTACCACCTGTTCTATGCCGACGGGATCGCCGCGCCCGGCACCGATCTGACCTTCTTCGACTGGCCGGTCAGTCCGCATGCGCCCGGGACCCGCAGCCTGGTCCGCACCGGCCTGCGGGTGGCCGGTGAAGCCGCGCTGGCATGGTGGCGGGACTGGCTGGCCGAGCGGGGCGTGCCGCAGGGCGAGATCGCCTTAAGGGACGGCCGCGCGACGCTGGACCTGCTGGACCCGGAGGGCCAGCGCCTGTCGCTGGTCGACGACGGCGGTGCCGGGCCGGCGCATCCCTGGCAGGCCAGCCCGGTCCCGGCGGGGCACCAGATCCGCGGGCTGGGCCCGGTGGCGATGAGCGTGCCCGACCTGCGGCCGACCGATCTCCTGCTCACCCAGGTCCTGAACATGCGCGAGGAGCGCAGCTACCAGGGGCCGGGCAGCGGGCCGGAGGGCGGCCAGGCGCCGACTCATGTCTATGCCATGGGCGAGGGCGGCCCGGCCGCCGAGCTGCACGTGCGGGTCGAGCCGGGCCTGCCGCCGGCGCAATCGGGGGCCGGCTCGGTCCACCACCTGGCCTTCCGGATTCCCGACCGGGACTACGACGCCTGGGTGGAGCGGCTGCAGCGGCTGCGGATCCCGTCCAGCGGCCCGGTCGACCGCTATTATTTCCGTTCGCTCTACCTGCGCGAACCGAACGGCGTGCTGTTCGAGATCGCCACCGACGGGCCGGGCTTCGCCGCCGACGAGCCGCTCGACCGGCTGGGCGAGACCCTGGCCCTGCCGCCGTTCCTGGAGCCGCGCCGCGCCGAGATCGAGGCGGGTCTGAAGCCGCTCTGA
- a CDS encoding DUF58 domain-containing protein produces MRSEPLREPLQQRAEAASLAARLPALQLEARRIAAGIVQGVHGRRRAGPGETFWQFRAYQPGDPAQRIDWRQSARGGRLFLREREWEAAQAAWLWCDQSPSMAFRSTKAVPRKLERAAVLMIALGDLLAGGGERVGVLGQDERAVTGKTIPGRILRALSTSARLDPAEHLPQARIPGHARAVLFGDFLERPEQLRAWLQPRVAAGVHGVLVQVVDPAEETFPYDGRMLVEGLEGDGQRMVENATQLGARYRAVWQAHRASLTEEARRRGWIHLVHRTDQPATTALVALWQALALPHAGSA; encoded by the coding sequence ATGCGCTCTGAGCCGCTGCGCGAGCCGCTCCAGCAGCGCGCCGAGGCGGCGTCCCTGGCGGCCCGCCTGCCCGCCCTGCAGCTGGAGGCCCGCCGGATCGCCGCCGGGATCGTGCAGGGCGTCCACGGCCGCCGCCGCGCCGGCCCGGGCGAGACCTTCTGGCAGTTCCGCGCCTACCAGCCGGGCGACCCGGCCCAGCGCATCGACTGGCGCCAGTCCGCCCGCGGCGGCCGGCTGTTCCTGCGCGAGCGCGAATGGGAAGCCGCCCAGGCCGCCTGGCTGTGGTGCGACCAGAGCCCGTCCATGGCGTTCCGCTCCACCAAGGCGGTCCCGCGCAAGCTGGAGCGCGCCGCGGTGCTGATGATCGCGCTGGGCGACCTCTTGGCCGGTGGCGGCGAGCGGGTCGGCGTGCTCGGCCAGGACGAGCGGGCGGTGACCGGCAAGACCATCCCCGGCCGGATCCTGCGCGCGCTCTCCACCAGCGCCCGCCTCGACCCGGCCGAGCACCTGCCCCAGGCCCGGATCCCCGGCCATGCCCGCGCCGTGCTGTTCGGCGACTTCCTGGAGCGGCCCGAGCAGCTGCGCGCCTGGCTGCAGCCCAGGGTCGCCGCCGGGGTGCACGGCGTCCTGGTGCAGGTGGTCGACCCGGCCGAGGAGACCTTTCCCTATGACGGCCGGATGCTGGTCGAGGGCCTGGAGGGCGACGGGCAGCGCATGGTCGAGAACGCCACCCAGCTGGGCGCCCGCTACCGCGCGGTCTGGCAGGCCCATCGCGCCAGCCTGACCGAGGAAGCGCGCCGGCGCGGCTGGATCCACCTGGTGCACCGGACCGACCAGCCGGCCACCACCGCCCTGGTCGCCCTGTGGCAGGCCCTGGCCCTGCCCCATGCCGGGAGTGCCTGA
- a CDS encoding DUF4159 domain-containing protein encodes MPWLGSLAFAQPLLLAALVALPAIWLLLRVIPPSPRKRYFPPIRLLLGIPDEEKTSARMPWWLLALRTLIAALLILAMSGPVLQPVPGAGRPGPLLLVVDDGFGAAPGWPRMLDAVERVLISARREDRPVLLLRTAGSEAGLQLLATTAADAQAELERRGPAGWPVDREAALATLAGLQDLPAAVWWFSDGIAPGPEGQAAAVTLAERLRALAPVRLVLPEQGDAPLLLRPGDPTAPGLAFSVERAAATGQERPLRVLALAGKGEVLAHVDAPIAGDGRSASGVLQLPIDLRNQVERLEIEGRRGAGEVVLVDERWRRRSVGIVAPPDEGTDQPLLAETWYIERALGPYAEVRRGAVAGLIEGEPAAIVLPDAATLTDQDRAALAGWIRSGGVLVRFAGPRLAAGDDPLVPVPLRTGDRQLGGALTWEKPLKLAPFPTDGPFAGLAVPDDVTVRRQVLARPGPELTDAILAALADGTPLVTGARRDDGWLVLVHSTADPSWSDLPLSGLFVDMLRRLTALGRGDEQRASGNLRLLSLLTGPGLLAAPPPGMEAVPAAGFGEIRATAATPPGFWSPVELQPGDTEIPRQALDVSQNLPPLEAVDGPLLGVPEIRVGPSSETELGPWLLAAAFLLALLDLVATMMLRGLLPWRRPGQVAVAGTAAVLALLCLALPGAPARAQESAPGDDARAMEATEVTRLAWVRTGIAKVDELSAAGLEGLSLVLRDRTSVEPEEPLPVDVESDDLALYPLLYWPVPPEHPDLSEAAVRKVGDYLRQGGMILFDTADAQRTMADEAGPGADRLAAIFAELDLPPLSPVDAGHALGKSFYLLPNFPGRFAARTLWVDNPRSQVNDGVSTIIVGASDFAGAWAVDRYGTALLPVTPGGEEQREMARRVGVNVVMYALTGNYKTDQVHVPALLERLGQ; translated from the coding sequence TTGCCCTGGCTCGGTTCCCTCGCCTTCGCCCAGCCCTTGCTGCTGGCCGCCCTGGTGGCGCTGCCGGCGATCTGGCTGCTGCTGCGGGTGATTCCGCCGAGCCCCAGGAAACGCTACTTTCCACCCATCCGCCTGCTGCTGGGGATTCCGGACGAGGAAAAGACCTCCGCCCGGATGCCCTGGTGGCTCTTGGCCCTGCGCACCCTGATCGCGGCCCTGCTGATCCTGGCCATGTCCGGCCCGGTGCTGCAGCCGGTGCCCGGCGCCGGCCGTCCCGGCCCGCTGCTGCTGGTGGTCGATGACGGCTTCGGCGCAGCACCCGGCTGGCCGCGGATGCTGGACGCGGTCGAGCGGGTGCTGATCTCGGCCAGACGCGAGGACCGCCCGGTCCTGCTCTTGCGCACCGCCGGAAGCGAAGCCGGCCTGCAGCTGCTCGCCACCACCGCCGCCGACGCCCAGGCCGAGCTGGAGCGGCGCGGCCCGGCCGGCTGGCCGGTCGACCGGGAGGCGGCCCTGGCGACGCTGGCCGGTTTGCAGGACCTGCCGGCGGCGGTCTGGTGGTTTTCCGACGGGATCGCGCCCGGGCCCGAGGGCCAGGCCGCCGCCGTCACCCTGGCCGAGCGCCTGCGCGCCCTGGCCCCCGTGCGCCTGGTTCTGCCGGAGCAGGGCGACGCGCCGCTTTTGCTGCGCCCGGGCGATCCCACGGCGCCTGGCCTGGCGTTCAGCGTCGAGCGTGCCGCCGCCACCGGCCAGGAGCGGCCGCTGCGGGTGCTGGCGCTTGCCGGCAAGGGCGAGGTGCTGGCCCATGTCGACGCGCCGATCGCGGGCGATGGACGAAGCGCCTCGGGCGTCCTGCAGCTGCCGATCGATTTGCGCAACCAGGTCGAGCGGCTGGAGATCGAGGGCCGCCGGGGTGCCGGCGAGGTGGTGCTGGTGGACGAGCGCTGGCGCCGGCGCAGCGTCGGCATCGTGGCGCCCCCGGACGAGGGCACCGACCAGCCGCTCCTGGCCGAGACCTGGTACATCGAGCGGGCGCTCGGCCCCTATGCCGAGGTCCGCCGCGGCGCCGTGGCCGGGCTGATCGAGGGCGAGCCCGCCGCGATCGTGCTGCCCGACGCCGCCACCCTGACCGACCAGGACCGCGCCGCCCTGGCCGGGTGGATCCGGAGCGGCGGCGTGCTGGTCCGCTTCGCCGGGCCCAGGCTCGCCGCCGGCGACGACCCGCTGGTCCCGGTGCCGCTGCGCACCGGCGACCGCCAGCTGGGCGGGGCGCTCACCTGGGAGAAGCCGCTGAAGCTGGCGCCGTTTCCCACCGACGGGCCGTTCGCCGGCCTGGCGGTGCCCGACGACGTCACCGTGCGCCGCCAGGTGCTGGCCCGGCCTGGCCCGGAGCTGACCGACGCGATCCTGGCGGCGCTGGCCGACGGCACCCCGCTGGTCACCGGGGCCCGCCGCGACGATGGCTGGCTGGTGCTGGTGCACAGCACCGCCGATCCCAGCTGGTCCGACCTGCCGCTGTCCGGCCTGTTCGTGGACATGCTGCGCCGGCTGACCGCGCTCGGGCGCGGCGACGAGCAGCGGGCCAGCGGCAACCTGCGCCTTTTGTCCCTCCTGACCGGCCCCGGCCTGCTCGCGGCGCCGCCGCCCGGGATGGAGGCGGTGCCTGCCGCCGGCTTCGGCGAGATCCGCGCCACCGCCGCCACCCCGCCCGGCTTCTGGTCGCCGGTCGAGCTGCAGCCGGGCGACACCGAGATCCCGCGCCAGGCCCTGGACGTCTCCCAGAACCTGCCGCCGCTGGAGGCGGTCGACGGGCCGCTCCTGGGCGTGCCGGAGATCCGGGTCGGACCGTCCAGCGAGACCGAGCTCGGCCCCTGGCTCCTGGCCGCGGCCTTCCTGCTGGCCCTGCTCGACCTGGTGGCGACCATGATGCTGCGCGGGCTGCTGCCCTGGCGGCGGCCGGGCCAGGTCGCCGTCGCCGGCACCGCCGCCGTCCTGGCGTTGCTGTGCCTGGCGCTGCCGGGCGCTCCCGCCCGGGCCCAGGAGAGCGCCCCGGGCGATGATGCCCGCGCCATGGAGGCCACCGAGGTGACCCGGCTGGCCTGGGTGCGCACCGGGATCGCCAAGGTCGACGAGCTGTCGGCGGCGGGGCTGGAAGGCCTGTCGCTGGTGCTGCGCGACCGCACCTCGGTGGAGCCCGAGGAGCCCCTGCCGGTGGACGTGGAGAGCGACGACCTGGCGCTCTACCCGCTGCTGTACTGGCCGGTCCCGCCCGAGCATCCCGACCTGTCCGAGGCGGCGGTGCGCAAGGTCGGCGACTATCTGCGCCAGGGCGGCATGATCCTGTTCGACACCGCCGACGCCCAGCGGACCATGGCCGACGAGGCCGGCCCGGGCGCCGACCGGCTGGCCGCGATCTTCGCCGAACTGGACCTGCCGCCGCTGAGCCCGGTCGATGCCGGCCATGCCCTGGGGAAATCCTTCTACCTGCTGCCGAATTTTCCCGGCCGCTTCGCCGCCCGCACCCTGTGGGTCGACAACCCGCGCAGCCAGGTCAACGACGGCGTCTCCACCATCATCGTGGGCGCCTCCGACTTTGCCGGGGCCTGGGCGGTCGACCGCTACGGCACGGCGCTCCTGCCGGTGACGCCCGGCGGTGAGGAGCAGCGCGAGATGGCGCGCCGGGTCGGCGTCAACGTCGTGATGTACGCCCTGACCGGCAACTACAAGACCGACCAGGTGCATGTGCCCGCCCTTCTGGAGCGCCTTGGCCAATGA
- a CDS encoding CoA pyrophosphatase, with protein sequence MSAPPEDLAAVWRDPEELRRRLDHAAPLHRRLELTLHRGDDGHEILRPPGLPREAAVLVGLVERRNGPFLLLTTRAAHLRHHAGQVSFPGGRVESSDPDAAAAALREAEEEVGLPPANVRVLGELPPYDTVTGFRIQPVVGWIRPPAAWIPDPLEVADVFEMPLGFVLNLANHRRERRMRDGRMREYWTLPFDGRHVWGATAGIIVNFVRLLHWRP encoded by the coding sequence TTGAGCGCGCCGCCCGAGGACCTGGCCGCGGTCTGGCGCGACCCGGAGGAACTGCGCCGCCGGCTGGATCACGCCGCCCCGCTGCACCGGCGCCTGGAGCTGACGCTGCATCGCGGCGACGACGGCCACGAGATCCTGCGCCCGCCGGGCCTGCCCCGGGAAGCGGCGGTGCTGGTGGGCCTGGTCGAGCGCAGGAACGGGCCGTTTTTGCTGCTGACCACGCGCGCCGCCCATCTGCGCCACCATGCCGGCCAGGTCAGCTTTCCGGGCGGGCGGGTCGAGTCGTCGGATCCGGACGCGGCCGCGGCGGCGCTGCGCGAGGCGGAGGAGGAGGTCGGCCTGCCGCCCGCCAACGTGCGGGTGCTGGGCGAGCTTCCGCCCTACGATACGGTGACCGGGTTCCGGATCCAGCCGGTGGTGGGCTGGATCCGCCCGCCGGCCGCCTGGATCCCCGATCCTTTGGAGGTCGCCGACGTGTTCGAGATGCCGCTGGGCTTCGTGCTCAACCTCGCCAACCACCGGCGCGAGCGGCGGATGCGGGATGGCCGGATGCGCGAGTACTGGACGCTGCCGTTCGACGGCCGCCATGTCTGGGGGGCCACCGCCGGCATCATCGTGAACTTCGTCCGCCTGCTGCACTGGCGACCATGA
- a CDS encoding CCA tRNA nucleotidyltransferase yields the protein MNKPPRLAAPWLTLAPTRRVMAALEEAGGRAWFVGGCVRDSLLAGDAVDPGLDIDIATDLVPDRVMALAGAAGLKAVPTGIEHGTVTLIVNGRPFEVTTLRRDLETDGRRALVAFGTSLEEDAARRDFTINALYAQADGLVVDPLGGLADLARRRVRFVGDPDRRIVEDYLRVLRFFRFHARFGGSSPDPEGFQACVRHRDRLGSLSAERVARELLKLLVAPNALASLRAMRDGGILAALDLRGAVPEGLEALLRAWPASDALVRLAALFRQEEPAPGQGIALAGRLRLSTAERDRLEAMLGLPLPALEEDPAERARGWYRGGSATPWRDRFLLAAALHGLTPDQVQPLVDGAAAWVRPRFPLSGADVLALGAPPGRAVGVLLRQVEAWWLARDMLPDRQACLDELRSRYRVDELLQPP from the coding sequence ATGAACAAACCGCCCCGCCTTGCCGCACCCTGGCTGACCCTGGCGCCGACCCGGCGGGTGATGGCCGCGCTGGAGGAGGCCGGCGGCCGCGCCTGGTTCGTGGGCGGCTGCGTGCGCGACAGCCTCCTGGCCGGGGACGCGGTCGATCCCGGCCTGGACATCGACATCGCCACCGACCTGGTCCCGGACCGGGTGATGGCCCTGGCCGGCGCCGCCGGCCTGAAGGCGGTCCCGACCGGGATCGAGCATGGCACCGTCACCCTCATTGTCAACGGCCGTCCGTTCGAGGTCACCACCTTGCGCCGCGACCTGGAGACCGACGGCCGCCGCGCCCTGGTGGCGTTCGGCACCAGCCTGGAGGAGGACGCGGCCCGGCGCGACTTCACCATCAACGCCCTCTACGCCCAGGCCGATGGCCTGGTGGTCGACCCGCTGGGCGGGCTGGCCGACCTGGCAAGGCGCCGGGTGCGCTTCGTGGGCGATCCGGACCGGCGGATCGTGGAAGATTACCTGCGGGTGCTGCGCTTCTTCCGCTTCCACGCTCGGTTCGGCGGCAGCAGCCCCGATCCCGAGGGATTCCAGGCCTGCGTGCGCCACCGCGACCGGCTGGGCAGCCTGAGCGCCGAGCGGGTGGCGCGCGAACTCCTGAAGCTCCTGGTGGCGCCGAACGCCCTGGCGAGCCTGCGGGCGATGCGGGACGGCGGCATCCTGGCGGCGCTGGATCTGCGCGGCGCCGTGCCGGAGGGGCTTGAGGCCCTGCTGCGCGCCTGGCCGGCCAGCGACGCCCTGGTGCGGCTGGCGGCGCTGTTCCGCCAGGAGGAGCCAGCGCCGGGGCAGGGCATTGCCCTGGCCGGCCGCCTCCGCCTCTCCACCGCCGAGCGCGACCGGCTGGAAGCGATGCTGGGCCTGCCGCTGCCGGCGCTGGAGGAGGACCCGGCCGAGCGGGCGCGCGGCTGGTACCGGGGGGGCTCGGCGACGCCCTGGCGGGACCGCTTCCTCCTGGCGGCGGCCCTCCATGGCCTCACGCCGGACCAGGTCCAGCCGCTCGTGGACGGCGCCGCCGCCTGGGTGCGGCCGCGCTTCCCGCTCAGCGGCGCGGACGTGCTGGCGCTGGGGGCGCCGCCCGGCCGGGCGGTGGGGGTGCTGCTGCGCCAGGTGGAGGCATGGTGGCTGGCGCGGGACATGCTTCCGGACCGGCAAGCCTGCCTGGATGAACTAAGATCGCGTTACCGGGTTGACGAACTTCTCCAGCCCCCCTAA
- a CDS encoding ABC transporter substrate-binding protein yields MRAWGGVWVDALDKGVSQPFTEATGIKIRHDLTEDNEIQPKIWQAVAQNRVPPIHVNWDTTVNATKSALRGVTEDLSGLPNLAGAFEGARPKGLDGVPIVNTYSYVYVMAYADEAFPDGPPDSWQEMADPKHKGRIALYDDGIGFHFPAQVAGGGSVADIPGNMQPAWDFIAKVKQNEPLLGEDPDFTTWFQNGEIDLACTIISNAREAKQNGIPVSWTVPKEGAKVDTDGLWVPKGLPENELYWAKEYVNFALSKEAQQVWCAALGLPGMVPGLTPPADLVGDPAYPTTPEDFARLISIPTKVQVENESEWFAKFKDIMQG; encoded by the coding sequence GTGCGCGCCTGGGGCGGCGTCTGGGTCGACGCGCTGGACAAGGGCGTCAGCCAGCCGTTCACCGAGGCCACCGGCATTAAGATCCGCCACGACCTCACCGAGGACAACGAGATCCAGCCCAAGATCTGGCAGGCAGTGGCGCAGAACCGGGTGCCGCCGATCCACGTGAACTGGGACACCACCGTCAACGCCACCAAGTCGGCGCTGCGCGGGGTGACCGAGGACCTGTCCGGGCTGCCGAACCTGGCCGGGGCGTTCGAGGGCGCCCGTCCCAAGGGGCTGGACGGGGTGCCGATCGTCAACACCTACTCCTATGTCTACGTGATGGCCTATGCCGACGAGGCCTTCCCGGACGGGCCGCCGGACAGCTGGCAGGAGATGGCCGATCCCAAGCACAAGGGCCGGATCGCGCTCTACGACGACGGGATCGGCTTCCACTTCCCGGCGCAGGTCGCCGGCGGCGGCAGCGTCGCCGACATCCCCGGCAACATGCAGCCGGCCTGGGACTTCATCGCCAAGGTCAAGCAGAATGAGCCGCTCCTGGGCGAGGACCCCGACTTCACCACCTGGTTCCAGAACGGCGAGATCGACCTGGCCTGCACGATCATCAGCAACGCCCGGGAGGCCAAGCAGAACGGCATCCCGGTGAGTTGGACCGTGCCCAAGGAAGGCGCCAAGGTCGACACGGACGGGCTGTGGGTGCCCAAGGGCCTTCCCGAGAACGAGCTGTACTGGGCCAAGGAATACGTGAACTTCGCCCTGTCCAAGGAGGCGCAGCAGGTCTGGTGCGCGGCGCTGGGCCTGCCGGGCATGGTGCCGGGCCTGACCCCGCCGGCGGACCTGGTGGGCGACCCGGCCTACCCGACCACCCCGGAGGATTTCGCCCGGCTGATCTCGATCCCGACCAAGGTCCAGGTCGAGAACGAGAGCGAGTGGTTCGCGAAGTTCAAGGACATCATGCAGGGCTGA
- a CDS encoding DUF1285 domain-containing protein, with the protein MAQSGEAEPEQAGGGGPPSGGERALPDCGDLDMRIAADGSWYHQGGRIGRTQLVKLFAGVLRREEDGSHWLVTPVERCRVAVEDAPFLAVEALAEGEGQARRLRLRTNIDQWIEVGDAHPLRIGQAHDGQLRLYAAVERGLEAALARPVWYQILDLALADSETAANEAATSRGGQGEAIGLWAGGRWFDLSPLAGAPD; encoded by the coding sequence TTGGCGCAATCTGGGGAAGCGGAACCGGAGCAGGCGGGCGGGGGCGGGCCGCCGTCCGGCGGGGAAAGGGCGCTGCCCGATTGCGGCGATCTGGACATGCGGATCGCCGCCGACGGCAGCTGGTACCACCAGGGCGGCCGGATCGGCCGGACCCAGCTGGTGAAGCTGTTCGCCGGAGTGCTGCGCCGGGAGGAGGACGGCAGCCACTGGCTGGTCACCCCGGTGGAGCGCTGCCGGGTGGCGGTGGAGGACGCGCCATTCTTGGCGGTGGAGGCGCTGGCCGAGGGGGAAGGCCAGGCCCGCCGGCTGCGCCTGCGCACCAACATCGACCAGTGGATCGAGGTCGGCGACGCCCACCCGCTGCGGATCGGCCAAGCCCATGATGGGCAGCTGCGGCTCTATGCGGCGGTGGAGCGCGGCCTGGAGGCGGCGCTCGCCCGGCCGGTCTGGTACCAGATCCTCGACCTGGCGCTGGCCGACAGCGAAACCGCGGCGAACGAGGCGGCAACGAGCCGCGGCGGGCAGGGGGAGGCGATCGGGCTGTGGGCCGGCGGGCGCTGGTTCGACCTGTCGCCGCTGGCCGGAGCGCCGGATTGA